One region of Phycisphaerales bacterium genomic DNA includes:
- a CDS encoding beta-ketoacyl-ACP synthase III has translation MPGGQRRVGVRIAGTGSQLPSKRLNNSDLEKLMETNDEWIVQRTGIRERRIIDKTAGESTAALSTQALRKALDAARMQPGELDLIMCATMTPEMPCPATACLVSERIGAGKAGAMDLNAACSGFVFGLNLCHDLIKGGAYRNIALIGADTLSEHMHYCTAGRGTAIIFGDAAGAVILRATDEAGLGVLAQAMHADGKGWKDIYIPYEDRDFPAGMAPDEELKGYVQMNGAAVFKFAVGTFSNLIAETLEKASLKPEQVDMFVCHQSNARILHSARERFGLPPEKLYVNIDRVGNTVGASVPLCLDELVQQGRVKPGMKVMFVAFGGGLTWGSSLWQL, from the coding sequence TTGCCAGGCGGGCAACGGCGCGTGGGCGTGCGGATCGCGGGGACGGGTTCGCAGCTGCCGAGCAAGCGGCTGAACAACTCGGACCTCGAGAAGCTGATGGAGACCAACGACGAGTGGATCGTGCAGCGCACGGGGATCCGCGAGCGTCGCATCATCGACAAGACGGCCGGGGAGAGCACGGCGGCGCTGAGCACGCAGGCGCTGCGGAAGGCGCTGGACGCGGCGCGGATGCAGCCGGGCGAGCTTGATCTGATTATGTGCGCGACGATGACGCCGGAGATGCCGTGCCCGGCGACGGCGTGTCTGGTGAGCGAGAGGATTGGCGCGGGCAAAGCGGGGGCGATGGACCTGAACGCCGCGTGCAGCGGGTTCGTGTTCGGTCTCAATCTGTGCCACGACCTGATCAAGGGCGGGGCGTACCGGAACATCGCGCTGATCGGGGCGGACACGCTCAGCGAGCACATGCACTACTGCACCGCGGGGCGGGGCACGGCGATTATCTTCGGGGACGCGGCGGGGGCGGTCATCCTGCGGGCGACGGATGAGGCGGGGCTGGGGGTGCTGGCGCAGGCGATGCACGCGGACGGCAAGGGGTGGAAGGACATCTACATCCCGTACGAGGATCGCGACTTCCCGGCGGGGATGGCGCCGGATGAGGAGCTCAAGGGCTACGTGCAGATGAACGGGGCCGCGGTGTTCAAGTTCGCGGTGGGCACGTTCTCGAACCTGATCGCGGAGACGCTGGAGAAGGCGAGCCTGAAGCCCGAGCAGGTGGACATGTTCGTGTGCCACCAGAGCAACGCGCGGATTCTGCACTCGGCGCGGGAGCGGTTCGGCCTGCCCCCCGAGAAGCTGTACGTGAACATCGACCGGGTGGGGAACACAGTGGGGGCGTCGGTGCCGCTGTGCCTGGACGAACTGGTGCAGCAGGGGCGGGTGAAGCCGGGGATGAAGGTCATGTTCGTGGCCTTCGGCGGCGGGCTGACGTGGGGCAGCAGCCTCTGGCAACTGTGA
- a CDS encoding SDR family NAD(P)-dependent oxidoreductase has protein sequence MPKDLRNLPIAITGASSGIGMATAVACARAGMPVALGARREDKLERVAEQIRREGGRAIVVRTNVDSPADCEALVERTIAEFGSIYSVFANAGYGADTPIAPPNAASDADIRAMFETNFFGTLNTIRPALPHMLKAGRGHVLICSSCLSKFALPWHTVYSATKAAQDHIGRGLLVELKPRGIAVSTVHPIGTTTEFFEQSAARSHKAAGAADGPKPAEIRTPRFMMQPPETVANAIVKSLRKPRGEVWTSLPVRLAFATLTAFPGLRDAVTARKYARP, from the coding sequence ATGCCCAAAGACCTGCGCAACCTCCCCATCGCCATCACCGGCGCCTCCAGCGGCATCGGCATGGCTACCGCCGTGGCGTGCGCCCGCGCGGGGATGCCCGTCGCCCTCGGCGCTCGCCGCGAGGACAAGTTAGAGAGAGTTGCTGAGCAGATCCGGCGCGAGGGCGGGCGTGCGATCGTCGTGCGCACGAACGTGGACTCGCCCGCCGACTGCGAGGCCCTCGTGGAGCGGACGATCGCGGAGTTCGGCTCCATCTACAGCGTGTTCGCCAACGCCGGCTACGGGGCCGACACACCCATCGCCCCGCCCAACGCCGCCAGCGACGCCGACATCCGCGCGATGTTCGAGACCAACTTCTTCGGCACGCTCAACACGATCCGCCCCGCCCTGCCGCACATGCTGAAGGCGGGCCGCGGGCACGTGCTGATCTGCTCCAGCTGTCTCAGCAAGTTCGCCCTGCCGTGGCACACGGTGTACTCCGCCACCAAGGCCGCCCAGGACCACATCGGCCGCGGGCTTCTGGTGGAGCTCAAGCCACGCGGTATCGCGGTCTCGACGGTGCACCCCATCGGAACGACCACCGAGTTCTTCGAGCAGTCCGCCGCCCGCTCGCACAAGGCCGCGGGGGCCGCAGACGGGCCGAAGCCGGCGGAGATCCGCACGCCGCGCTTCATGATGCAGCCCCCCGAGACCGTCGCCAACGCGATCGTCAAGAGCCTCCGCAAGCCCCGCGGCGAGGTCTGGACCAGCCTCCCCGTCCGCCTCGCCTTCGCCACCCTCACCGCCTTCCCCGGCCTCCGCGACGCGGTCACGGCGAGGAAGTACGCGCGGCCCTAA
- the ugpC gene encoding sn-glycerol-3-phosphate ABC transporter ATP-binding protein UgpC: MASVTFDSVSKSYDGRTAAVEGFSLEVRDGEFIVLVGPSGCGKSTVLRMLAGLEGLTGGTIAIGGRIVNDVAPKDRDIAMVFQNYALYPHMTVYRNMAFALKMRGVGRLEIDRRVKDTARTLGIEELLERKPRELSGGQRQRVAVGRAIVREPRAFLFDEPLSNLDARLRVSMRAELKALHQRLRTTSIYVTHDQEEAMTLADRIVVMSKGRVQQIGGPLEVYKRPANRFVAGFVGSPPMNFIEGRLVLVAGGMLFEEGSVDAEGRAYRLKVSPRHADTLAAHVGKPIVLGLRPQALREASPIPVEGDRAWHAWKLPVRVVEPLGEAMDVYCSTGRHALVARVPSHAGLGTGSVAVLAPAMEEAHWFEPGEFGRNLML; encoded by the coding sequence ATGGCGAGCGTGACGTTTGACAGCGTGAGCAAGTCGTACGACGGGCGGACGGCGGCCGTGGAGGGGTTCTCGCTGGAGGTGCGCGATGGTGAGTTCATCGTGCTGGTGGGGCCGAGCGGGTGCGGGAAGTCGACGGTGCTGCGAATGCTGGCGGGGCTGGAGGGGCTGACCGGAGGGACGATCGCCATCGGCGGGCGGATCGTGAACGACGTGGCCCCCAAGGACCGCGACATCGCGATGGTGTTCCAGAACTACGCGTTGTACCCGCACATGACGGTGTACAGGAACATGGCGTTTGCGCTCAAGATGCGGGGCGTGGGGCGGCTTGAGATTGATCGGCGGGTGAAGGACACGGCGCGGACGCTGGGGATTGAGGAACTGCTGGAGAGGAAGCCGCGGGAGCTGTCGGGCGGGCAGCGGCAGCGGGTGGCGGTGGGGCGGGCGATAGTGCGGGAGCCGCGGGCGTTCCTGTTTGATGAGCCGCTGTCGAACCTGGACGCGCGGCTGCGGGTGTCGATGCGGGCGGAGCTCAAGGCGCTGCACCAGCGGCTGCGGACGACGAGCATCTATGTGACGCACGATCAGGAGGAGGCGATGACGCTCGCCGACCGGATCGTGGTCATGTCGAAGGGCAGGGTGCAGCAGATCGGGGGCCCTCTGGAGGTGTACAAGCGGCCGGCGAACCGGTTCGTGGCGGGGTTCGTGGGCAGCCCGCCGATGAACTTCATCGAGGGGCGGCTGGTGCTTGTCGCGGGTGGGATGCTGTTTGAGGAGGGGTCGGTGGATGCGGAGGGGCGGGCGTACCGGCTGAAGGTGAGCCCGCGGCATGCGGACACGCTGGCGGCGCATGTCGGGAAGCCGATTGTCCTGGGTTTGAGGCCGCAGGCACTGCGCGAGGCGTCGCCGATCCCTGTAGAGGGCGATCGGGCGTGGCACGCATGGAAGCTGCCGGTACGGGTGGTGGAGCCGCTGGGCGAGGCGATGGACGTGTACTGCTCGACTGGGCGGCACGCGCTGGTGGCGCGGGTGCCGTCGCACGCGGGGCTGGGAACCGGGAGCGTGGCGGTGCTGGCGCCGGCGATGGAGGAGGCGCACTGGTTCGAGCCCGGGGAGTTCGGGCGGAACCTGATGCTGTGA
- a CDS encoding prolyl oligopeptidase family serine peptidase, giving the protein MVENRFKQFPSSLAAQSRAVRFGEVPVLLCHPDPNWREPAPTVIWLHGRTANKELDPGRYLRWVRAGIAACAVDLPGHGERGDPEMQKPEATLDVLRQAVGEVDRVIEHLADPNWGGAFDLDRMAIGGMSLGGMVTLRRLCEAHEFKAAAVEGTTGNLMSLYGGHSPEVETPVKGWHARHDAAKIAEVDAMQHLRGFRPIPLLALHSEADQVVPVASMRSFVDALRGRYKQAYADPGLVQLHTWPETGAPQEHIGFGRVSNDAKNLQVEFLKKYV; this is encoded by the coding sequence GTGGTAGAGAACCGTTTCAAGCAGTTTCCCTCATCGCTGGCCGCGCAGAGTCGTGCGGTGCGGTTTGGTGAGGTGCCGGTGCTGCTGTGCCACCCGGACCCGAATTGGCGGGAGCCCGCGCCCACGGTGATCTGGCTGCATGGTCGCACGGCGAACAAGGAGCTGGATCCGGGGCGGTACCTGCGGTGGGTCCGCGCGGGGATCGCGGCGTGCGCGGTGGACCTGCCGGGGCACGGCGAGCGGGGTGACCCGGAGATGCAGAAGCCCGAGGCGACGCTGGACGTGCTGCGGCAGGCGGTGGGGGAGGTCGACCGCGTGATCGAGCACCTCGCGGACCCAAACTGGGGCGGGGCGTTCGATCTGGACCGGATGGCGATCGGGGGGATGTCGCTGGGGGGGATGGTGACGCTGCGGCGGCTGTGCGAGGCGCACGAGTTCAAGGCCGCGGCGGTGGAGGGGACAACGGGGAACCTCATGAGCCTGTACGGCGGGCACTCGCCGGAGGTAGAGACGCCGGTGAAGGGCTGGCACGCGCGGCACGACGCCGCGAAAATCGCCGAGGTGGATGCGATGCAGCACCTGCGCGGGTTCCGGCCGATCCCGCTGCTGGCGCTGCACAGCGAGGCGGACCAGGTGGTGCCGGTTGCTTCGATGCGGTCGTTCGTGGATGCGCTGCGGGGGCGGTACAAGCAGGCGTACGCGGACCCTGGGCTGGTGCAACTTCACACCTGGCCCGAGACGGGGGCGCCGCAGGAGCACATCGGCTTCGGGCGGGTGAGTAATGATGCGAAGAACCTGCAGGTGGAGTTTCTGAAGAAGTACGTGTGA
- a CDS encoding pyridoxal-phosphate dependent enzyme, protein MPSPEGMFGSYGGAFVPEAAKGPLQQLDAAYARAASDAGFWDELLVHLRTLAGRATPLYEAAGLTAQARSRLPKGEGARIWLKREDLAYPGSAAINHAAGFALFAASSGRKRLIAVSGGGPHAVAVATAAAHFGLEAQVLCPADEARISDVARARFLGAKVSEVGDRTAALTGAMEEWLRNPGGAMLVPSGAVGPHPFPAMVRDFQSILGRETKAQSLRNLTKLPDVIVSCVGVGAEAAGLFYPFVDDTGVKLVGVEAGGKSGAPGDHAAPLSMGRRETVLGQTTYALSMEGGMTLPVSSISKAMEYHFAPPEHAYWKDLGRVKYTVAGDDEAIHALTLLARTEGIIASIEAGHGLAEALRLAGEMKADQNIVVNLIGRGDKDVELVSKLSNRA, encoded by the coding sequence GTGCCCTCTCCGGAGGGGATGTTCGGGTCGTATGGCGGGGCGTTCGTGCCCGAGGCGGCGAAGGGGCCGCTCCAGCAGCTGGACGCGGCGTACGCGCGGGCGGCGTCGGATGCGGGGTTCTGGGACGAGTTGCTGGTGCACCTGCGGACGTTGGCCGGGCGGGCGACGCCTTTGTATGAGGCCGCGGGATTGACGGCCCAGGCGCGGTCGCGGCTGCCCAAGGGCGAAGGGGCTCGGATCTGGCTGAAGCGAGAGGACCTCGCGTACCCGGGCTCTGCCGCGATCAACCACGCGGCGGGATTTGCACTGTTCGCGGCGAGCAGCGGGCGGAAGCGGCTGATCGCGGTGAGCGGGGGCGGGCCGCACGCGGTGGCAGTGGCGACGGCGGCGGCGCACTTCGGGCTCGAGGCGCAGGTGCTGTGTCCGGCCGATGAGGCGCGGATCAGTGACGTCGCGCGGGCGCGGTTCCTGGGGGCGAAGGTCAGCGAGGTCGGCGACCGCACGGCGGCGCTGACGGGGGCGATGGAGGAGTGGCTGCGGAACCCCGGCGGGGCGATGCTGGTGCCGTCGGGGGCGGTTGGGCCGCACCCGTTCCCGGCGATGGTGCGGGACTTCCAGTCAATCCTGGGGCGGGAGACCAAGGCGCAGTCGCTGCGGAACCTGACCAAGTTGCCGGACGTGATCGTGTCCTGCGTGGGCGTGGGGGCCGAGGCTGCGGGGCTGTTCTACCCGTTCGTGGATGACACGGGCGTGAAGCTGGTGGGGGTGGAGGCGGGTGGAAAGTCGGGCGCGCCGGGCGATCACGCGGCCCCGCTGAGCATGGGACGGCGTGAGACGGTGCTGGGCCAGACGACGTACGCCCTCTCGATGGAGGGCGGGATGACGCTGCCGGTATCGTCGATATCGAAGGCGATGGAGTACCACTTCGCCCCGCCGGAGCACGCGTACTGGAAGGACCTGGGGCGGGTGAAGTACACGGTGGCGGGCGACGACGAGGCGATCCACGCCCTCACCCTACTGGCCCGCACGGAGGGCATCATCGCGTCGATCGAGGCGGGGCACGGCCTGGCGGAGGCGCTCCGGCTCGCAGGCGAGATGAAGGCGGATCAGAACATCGTGGTCAATCTGATAGGGCGCGGCGACAAAGACGTTGAACTCGTGTCAAAGTTGTCGAATCGCGCGTAG
- a CDS encoding UPF0175 family protein, with translation MTINVPDDILKQAGVTERDLLIELACRLFDAEKLVKADAARLCGLDRPAFENELHKRRLPLYHTSLEDYELDRAGKKAG, from the coding sequence ATGACGATCAACGTCCCCGACGACATCCTGAAGCAGGCGGGGGTGACCGAGCGGGACCTCCTGATCGAGCTCGCGTGCCGCCTGTTCGACGCCGAGAAGCTCGTCAAGGCCGATGCCGCCCGCCTCTGCGGCCTCGACCGGCCCGCGTTCGAGAACGAGCTGCACAAGCGGCGGCTGCCGCTCTACCACACCTCGCTTGAGGACTACGAGCTCGACCGCGCCGGGAAGAAGGCGGGCTGA
- a CDS encoding entericidin A/B family lipoprotein, with protein MKALLVILTAVAACVLLTACNTMEGLGKDTKKLGEKIEEKAAR; from the coding sequence ATGAAGGCCCTGCTTGTGATCCTGACCGCCGTCGCCGCCTGCGTCCTGCTCACCGCCTGCAACACCATGGAGGGCCTGGGCAAGGACACGAAGAAGCTGGGCGAAAAGATCGAAGAGAAGGCCGCGCGGTAA
- the rpmF gene encoding 50S ribosomal protein L32, whose amino-acid sequence MQPTHRVSPGRTRRRRSHHALKPITPSVDPLTGMAKLHHRAAKDSGYVRAGLQIKVPKLGIGVAKS is encoded by the coding sequence ATGCAACCTACACATCGCGTCAGCCCTGGTCGTACCCGCCGTCGCCGCAGCCACCACGCGCTGAAGCCCATCACTCCTTCGGTGGACCCGCTCACGGGTATGGCGAAGCTGCACCACCGCGCGGCGAAGGACTCCGGGTATGTCCGGGCCGGGCTGCAGATCAAGGTTCCCAAGCTGGGCATCGGCGTCGCGAAGTCCTGA
- a CDS encoding MFS transporter, which produces MSVIGTPTGMSVPLRVARVSVAILIAINLINYIDRYVLSSVEPLVRDAFFQKGDPNAKGQMGLLATAFLVTYMLAAPLFGWMGDRMKRWTIIGVGVVLWSLATGACGLASSFSMLLFFRILVGVGEAAWGPIAPTVIADMYPVEKRGTVLAWFNVALPVGSALGYVIGGQVAKLMNGYGPQIGLDAREGWRWAFLIVMPPGLLLGAWALFRKDPPRGAAEKVPSTHRFRFQDALLLFKIPSYLWNLAGMTLMTFAVGGMSFWMPTYIHEFRMRGGTDAAGQAQLADINLIFGGITVVTGLAGTIVGGYLGDWLRPRLKGGGAYLKLSGWAMMAAFPFFLLVLHAPFPWAWVAMGACLFLAFMNTGPTNTVIANVVPPGMRATGYAVAILVLHALGDAISPPLIGAITDRFKTDDGRGNMNLAFNVVGVTIFLAGVCWYRGARYLARDTELAPTRRSADSGSR; this is translated from the coding sequence ATGAGTGTGATCGGGACGCCGACGGGGATGTCTGTTCCGCTGCGGGTGGCGCGGGTGTCGGTTGCGATCCTGATCGCGATCAACCTGATCAACTACATCGACCGGTACGTGCTGTCGTCGGTGGAGCCGCTGGTCCGGGACGCGTTCTTTCAGAAGGGTGACCCGAACGCCAAGGGGCAGATGGGGCTGCTGGCGACGGCGTTCCTGGTGACGTACATGCTGGCGGCGCCGCTCTTTGGTTGGATGGGCGACCGCATGAAGCGGTGGACGATCATCGGCGTCGGGGTGGTGCTGTGGTCGCTGGCGACGGGGGCGTGCGGGCTGGCGTCGTCGTTCAGCATGCTGCTGTTCTTCCGCATCCTGGTCGGGGTGGGGGAGGCGGCCTGGGGGCCGATCGCGCCGACGGTGATCGCGGACATGTACCCGGTTGAGAAGCGCGGCACCGTGCTGGCGTGGTTCAACGTTGCGCTGCCGGTGGGGAGCGCCCTGGGGTACGTGATCGGCGGGCAGGTGGCAAAGCTGATGAACGGCTACGGGCCGCAGATCGGGCTGGACGCGCGTGAGGGCTGGCGCTGGGCGTTCCTGATCGTGATGCCGCCGGGGCTGCTGCTGGGGGCATGGGCCTTGTTCCGGAAAGACCCGCCGCGGGGGGCAGCGGAAAAGGTGCCAAGCACGCACCGGTTCCGGTTCCAGGATGCGCTGCTGCTGTTCAAGATCCCGTCGTACCTGTGGAACCTTGCGGGCATGACGCTGATGACGTTTGCGGTGGGTGGGATGTCGTTCTGGATGCCGACGTATATCCACGAGTTCCGCATGCGGGGAGGGACGGACGCGGCGGGGCAGGCTCAGCTCGCGGACATCAACCTGATCTTCGGCGGGATCACGGTGGTGACGGGTCTGGCGGGGACCATCGTCGGAGGTTACCTGGGGGATTGGCTGAGGCCGCGGCTCAAGGGCGGGGGTGCCTACCTGAAGCTGTCGGGTTGGGCGATGATGGCGGCGTTCCCGTTCTTCCTGCTGGTGCTCCACGCGCCGTTCCCGTGGGCGTGGGTGGCGATGGGGGCGTGCCTTTTCCTGGCGTTTATGAACACGGGGCCGACGAATACGGTGATTGCGAACGTGGTGCCGCCGGGGATGCGAGCGACCGGGTACGCGGTTGCCATCCTGGTGCTTCATGCGCTTGGGGACGCGATCTCACCGCCGCTCATCGGGGCGATCACGGATCGGTTCAAAACGGACGATGGGCGGGGGAACATGAACCTCGCGTTCAACGTGGTGGGGGTCACGATCTTCCTCGCGGGGGTGTGCTGGTACCGCGGAGCCCGGTATCTGGCCCGGGACACCGAGCTTGCACCGACCCGCCGCTCAGCGGACTCTGGGTCCCGGTGA
- a CDS encoding glucose-6-phosphate isomerase, translating into MLTLDFTNCLATHVGSHGLDPDLLAPGSEVHNAIAAATKRLAGSRGKGWERWRELPFEPMRSQHVSAVTTIAEQCRGRFDTMVVLGIGGSALGNIALQSALNPPTWNLSDSVRKGAPRLFVVDNVDPAYFASVLDFCQQSTGNSGGLSRTLFNVISKSGETAETAAQFMVIRDLLSRTLGKDYAQNIVAVTDPAKGTMRQICEREGFTTLPVPDGVGGRFSVLSPVGLFSAAMCGIDSDALLTGAADMDKACGNPDLQHNPAAMLAALLVELGTSKGKTNHVLMPYSNALYLLADWYRQLWAESLGKEHDLQGNRVFAGFTPIKALGTTDQHSQVQLYREGPNDKVIGLMEVGQFDHDVTIPTGLNVEAIGYLEGKKMSALLNAEKRATEYALLESQRPNFTLKFPRIDAYHVGQFINLWQIATAYAGLLLNVDAYDQPAVELGKQATCGLMGRKGYEKHLSSVDEALGGDRRVI; encoded by the coding sequence ATGCTCACCCTCGACTTCACCAACTGCCTCGCGACCCATGTCGGCTCCCACGGCCTGGACCCCGACCTGCTCGCCCCCGGCTCCGAGGTCCACAACGCCATCGCCGCCGCCACCAAGCGCCTCGCGGGCAGCCGCGGCAAGGGCTGGGAACGCTGGCGCGAGCTGCCGTTTGAGCCCATGCGCTCGCAGCACGTCAGCGCGGTCACGACGATCGCCGAGCAGTGCAGGGGCCGCTTCGACACCATGGTCGTGCTGGGCATCGGCGGCTCGGCCCTGGGCAACATCGCCCTGCAGTCCGCCCTGAACCCACCGACGTGGAACCTCTCGGACTCCGTCCGCAAGGGCGCCCCCCGCCTCTTCGTCGTCGACAACGTCGATCCCGCCTACTTCGCCAGCGTGCTCGACTTCTGCCAGCAGAGCACCGGCAACAGCGGCGGGCTCTCGAGAACCCTCTTCAACGTCATCAGCAAGTCCGGCGAGACCGCCGAAACCGCCGCCCAGTTCATGGTCATCCGCGACCTCCTCAGCCGCACCCTCGGCAAGGACTACGCCCAGAACATCGTCGCCGTCACCGACCCCGCCAAGGGCACCATGCGGCAGATCTGCGAGCGCGAGGGTTTCACCACCCTCCCCGTCCCCGACGGCGTCGGTGGCCGCTTCAGCGTGCTCTCCCCCGTCGGCCTCTTCTCCGCCGCCATGTGCGGCATCGACAGCGACGCCCTCCTCACCGGCGCCGCCGACATGGACAAGGCGTGCGGCAACCCCGACCTCCAGCACAACCCCGCGGCCATGCTCGCCGCGCTCCTCGTCGAGCTCGGCACCTCCAAGGGCAAGACCAACCACGTCCTCATGCCCTACAGCAACGCCCTCTACCTCCTCGCCGACTGGTACCGCCAGCTCTGGGCCGAGAGCCTTGGTAAGGAGCACGACCTCCAGGGCAACCGCGTCTTCGCCGGCTTCACGCCCATCAAGGCCCTGGGCACCACCGACCAGCACTCGCAGGTGCAGCTCTACCGCGAGGGCCCCAACGACAAGGTCATCGGCCTGATGGAAGTCGGGCAGTTCGACCACGACGTCACCATCCCCACCGGCCTCAACGTCGAGGCGATCGGCTACCTCGAGGGCAAGAAGATGTCCGCCCTCCTCAACGCCGAGAAGCGTGCCACCGAGTACGCCCTGCTGGAGAGCCAACGCCCCAACTTCACCCTCAAGTTCCCCAGGATCGACGCCTACCACGTCGGCCAGTTCATCAACCTCTGGCAGATCGCCACCGCCTACGCGGGGCTCCTCCTCAACGTCGACGCCTACGACCAGCCCGCCGTCGAGCTCGGCAAGCAGGCCACCTGCGGTCTCATGGGCCGCAAGGGCTACGAGAAGCACCTCTCCAGCGTTGACGAGGCCCTCGGCGGCGACCGCCGCGTTATCTGA
- the plsX gene encoding phosphate acyltransferase PlsX, protein MHRTHSMERPSSSKPVRVAVDIMGGDHAPDAILKGCVMALDELPEGDQIVLVGPGVLIREMLIERGIKDTDPRLEIVDCTEVIEMGDSAVEAVKTKTDSSIVRMSEMGSLRHAKHCDVVLSAGNTGACVAAASLCMRRLRGVIRPGIAVTVPAFHGPVVLTDAGANPQPKPEHLWQYGIMADVYCRQTHKIENPRVALMNIGSEEAKGTGLIKQTRDLLKATPGLNYIGYIEGRDFFDGAADVVVTDGLVGNTLLKAAEGMAKSLFKAIAAEIMHQDPTLVMKFEPVVKAIYAKNDYHEHGGAPLLGVNGACFIAHGSSEARTIRAAIRNCRTYVRNHVNEAIVKRLAEIEQVMPRSTVVKSENADEGVKV, encoded by the coding sequence ATGCACCGCACACATTCCATGGAGCGGCCGAGTTCGTCCAAGCCTGTCCGGGTGGCCGTGGACATCATGGGCGGCGATCACGCGCCCGACGCGATCCTCAAGGGTTGCGTGATGGCGCTGGATGAGCTGCCCGAGGGCGATCAGATCGTACTGGTCGGGCCGGGCGTGCTGATCCGCGAGATGCTCATTGAGCGCGGGATCAAGGACACCGATCCGCGCCTGGAGATCGTGGACTGCACGGAAGTGATCGAGATGGGTGACTCGGCCGTGGAGGCCGTGAAGACGAAGACGGATTCGTCGATCGTGCGGATGTCGGAGATGGGCTCGTTGCGGCACGCGAAGCACTGCGACGTGGTGCTGTCGGCGGGCAATACCGGCGCGTGCGTGGCGGCGGCGAGTTTGTGCATGCGGCGGCTGAGGGGCGTGATACGGCCGGGCATCGCGGTGACGGTGCCGGCGTTCCACGGGCCGGTGGTTCTGACGGACGCGGGGGCCAACCCGCAGCCCAAGCCCGAGCACCTGTGGCAGTACGGGATCATGGCGGACGTGTACTGCCGGCAGACGCACAAGATCGAGAACCCGCGCGTCGCGCTGATGAACATCGGCAGCGAAGAGGCGAAGGGGACGGGGCTGATCAAGCAGACGCGCGATCTGCTCAAGGCCACGCCGGGGCTGAACTACATCGGGTACATCGAGGGGCGGGACTTCTTCGACGGGGCCGCGGATGTGGTGGTGACGGATGGGCTGGTGGGCAACACGCTGCTGAAGGCGGCGGAGGGGATGGCGAAGAGCCTGTTCAAGGCGATCGCGGCGGAGATCATGCACCAGGACCCGACGCTGGTGATGAAGTTCGAGCCGGTGGTGAAGGCGATCTACGCGAAGAACGACTATCACGAGCACGGCGGGGCGCCGCTGCTGGGCGTGAACGGGGCGTGCTTCATCGCGCACGGGAGCAGCGAGGCGCGGACCATTCGCGCTGCGATCCGCAACTGCCGGACGTATGTGCGGAACCACGTGAACGAGGCGATTGTGAAGCGGCTGGCGGAGATCGAGCAGGTGATGCCGCGGTCCACAGTGGTCAAGAGCGAGAACGCCGACGAGGGCGTGAAGGTATGA
- a CDS encoding DUF3368 domain-containing protein, with protein sequence MLVVSDTSPLRSLQALGLVHVLEALYQSVVIPPAVMTELRVDVAGLGPFDPATFPFIRVQAPSAIPAAIALDAQLGPGEAAAIALALELRADKLLIDERRGRGVASKLGVPTTGVLSMLVDAKAAGLIPAVAPLLEKLHATIDFRMSHALRDRILSDAGER encoded by the coding sequence ATGCTCGTTGTCAGCGACACCTCACCCCTGCGTTCACTGCAGGCGCTCGGCCTCGTGCACGTTTTGGAAGCGCTCTATCAGTCGGTGGTGATCCCTCCTGCGGTGATGACGGAGCTGCGCGTCGATGTCGCCGGGCTAGGCCCATTCGATCCGGCAACGTTCCCGTTCATTCGAGTGCAGGCGCCGAGTGCCATCCCAGCGGCCATCGCCTTGGACGCGCAGCTGGGCCCCGGCGAGGCCGCGGCGATCGCCCTCGCGCTGGAACTCCGTGCCGACAAGCTCCTGATCGATGAACGTCGCGGCCGCGGGGTCGCCAGCAAGCTCGGCGTCCCGACGACGGGCGTCCTGTCCATGCTCGTGGATGCCAAAGCGGCGGGCTTGATCCCTGCGGTTGCACCCCTCCTCGAGAAGCTGCACGCCACCATCGACTTTCGCATGTCCCACGCCCTTCGTGACCGCATCCTGAGCGATGCCGGCGAGCGTTGA